The Breoghania sp. genome has a segment encoding these proteins:
- the acnA gene encoding aconitate hydratase AcnA — protein MTKSLDTFKCRKTLAVGDKSYTYFSLPDAEANGLEGISQLPFSLKVILENLLRFEDGRTVTADDIRAVAGWLKERKSSHEIAYRPARVLMQDFTGVPAVVDLAAMRDAATKLGGDPKKVNPLVPVDLVIDHSVMVDHFGNSTAFTQNVEREYERNGERYEFLRWGQSAFDNFRAVPPGTGICHQVNLEYLAQTVWTKDEDGETIAYPDTLVGTDSHTTMVNGLAVLGWGVGGIEAEAAMLGQPISMLIPEVVGFRLDGELPEGVTATDLVLTVVEMLRKKGVVGKFVEFYGPGLDNLSLEDAATIANMAPEYGATCGFFPVDGDTLNYLTSTGRADDRVALVEAYSRAQGMFRDTHSEPVFTDTLQLDLSTVVPSIAGPKRPQDRVALDVAPEGFAKVMDEEFKKADELSKRFAVEGRNHDLGHGDVVIAAITSCTNTSNPSVLIGAGLVARNAVAKGLKVKPWVKTSLAPGSQVVTDYLNKAGLQDDLDALGFDLVGYGCTTCIGNSGPLPEEISKSINDNDLVACSVLSGNRNFEGRVNPDVRANYLASPPLVVAYAIAGSLNVNLAKDPLGEDKDGKPVFLKDIWPTSAEIAELIRTSITEEMFRERYGDVFKGDEHWQAIKVEGGLTYDWPATSTYVQNPPYFEGMTMEPKPLQDVENAAVLGLFLDSITTDHISPAGSIKADSPGGKYLVDHQVRPVDFNSYGSRRGNHEVMMRGTFANIRIKNQMVPGVEGGVTMKDGEQKWIYDAAMEYRDAGQPLVIFAGKEYGTGSSRDWAAKGTRLLGVRAVIAQSFERIHRSNLVGMGVLPLTFKEGESWQSHGITGKEKVSIKGVADLKPRQMVNIDVEYEDGTKKAIEVLCRIDTEDELDYIKAGGILHYVLRNLVA, from the coding sequence CGCCTATCGTCCTGCGCGCGTGCTGATGCAGGACTTCACCGGCGTGCCCGCGGTCGTCGATCTGGCCGCCATGCGCGATGCGGCGACCAAGCTTGGCGGCGACCCGAAAAAGGTGAACCCGCTGGTTCCCGTCGATCTGGTTATCGACCACTCCGTGATGGTCGACCACTTCGGCAATTCCACCGCTTTCACGCAGAACGTGGAACGCGAATATGAGCGCAACGGCGAACGTTACGAGTTTCTGCGCTGGGGCCAGTCAGCCTTTGACAATTTCCGTGCGGTGCCGCCGGGCACCGGCATCTGCCACCAGGTGAACCTGGAATATCTGGCCCAGACGGTCTGGACCAAGGACGAAGACGGCGAAACGATCGCCTATCCGGATACGCTGGTCGGCACCGACAGCCACACCACCATGGTCAATGGCCTTGCCGTTCTCGGCTGGGGCGTGGGCGGCATCGAGGCGGAGGCGGCCATGCTCGGCCAGCCGATCTCCATGCTGATCCCGGAAGTCGTCGGCTTCCGTCTTGACGGCGAGCTGCCGGAAGGCGTGACGGCGACCGACCTCGTGCTGACCGTCGTGGAAATGCTGCGCAAGAAGGGCGTTGTCGGCAAGTTCGTGGAGTTCTACGGCCCGGGCCTCGACAACCTGTCGCTGGAAGACGCCGCGACCATCGCCAACATGGCGCCGGAATACGGTGCGACCTGCGGCTTCTTCCCCGTGGACGGCGATACGCTCAATTACCTGACCTCGACGGGGCGCGCCGATGACCGCGTTGCGCTGGTGGAAGCCTATTCCCGTGCGCAGGGCATGTTCCGCGACACCCACTCCGAGCCGGTCTTTACCGACACGCTGCAGCTGGATCTCTCCACCGTCGTTCCCTCCATTGCCGGCCCGAAGCGTCCGCAGGACCGTGTCGCGCTCGACGTGGCGCCGGAAGGCTTCGCCAAGGTGATGGACGAGGAATTCAAGAAGGCGGACGAGCTTTCCAAGCGCTTCGCCGTGGAAGGCCGCAACCACGATCTCGGCCACGGCGACGTGGTGATCGCCGCGATCACCTCGTGTACCAACACCTCCAACCCCTCGGTGCTGATCGGCGCGGGCCTTGTGGCGCGCAATGCGGTCGCCAAGGGCCTGAAGGTGAAGCCGTGGGTGAAGACCTCGCTGGCACCGGGCTCGCAGGTGGTGACCGACTATCTCAACAAGGCCGGTCTTCAGGACGATCTCGATGCGCTCGGCTTTGATCTTGTCGGCTATGGGTGCACCACCTGCATCGGCAATTCCGGCCCGCTGCCGGAGGAGATCTCCAAGTCGATCAACGACAACGATCTGGTGGCCTGTTCGGTGCTTTCGGGCAACCGCAACTTCGAAGGCCGCGTGAACCCGGATGTGCGCGCCAACTACCTGGCTTCGCCCCCGCTGGTGGTGGCTTACGCGATCGCCGGTTCGTTGAACGTCAACCTTGCCAAGGACCCGCTCGGCGAGGACAAGGACGGCAAGCCGGTGTTCCTGAAGGACATCTGGCCGACCAGCGCCGAGATCGCGGAGCTGATCCGCACCTCGATCACGGAAGAGATGTTCCGTGAGCGTTACGGCGACGTCTTCAAGGGCGACGAGCACTGGCAGGCGATCAAGGTTGAAGGCGGTCTGACCTATGACTGGCCCGCGACCTCGACCTACGTACAGAACCCGCCCTATTTCGAAGGCATGACCATGGAGCCGAAGCCGCTTCAGGATGTCGAGAACGCGGCGGTGCTGGGCCTGTTCCTGGACAGCATCACCACCGACCACATCTCGCCGGCCGGTTCCATCAAGGCCGACAGCCCGGGCGGCAAGTACCTTGTCGATCATCAGGTTCGTCCGGTGGACTTCAACTCCTACGGCTCGCGCCGCGGCAACCACGAAGTCATGATGCGCGGCACCTTCGCCAATATCCGCATCAAGAACCAGATGGTTCCGGGCGTCGAAGGCGGCGTGACGATGAAGGACGGCGAGCAGAAGTGGATCTACGACGCGGCGATGGAATACCGCGACGCGGGCCAGCCGCTCGTGATCTTCGCCGGCAAGGAATACGGCACCGGTTCCTCGCGCGACTGGGCGGCCAAGGGCACGCGCCTTCTGGGCGTGCGGGCGGTCATCGCGCAGTCGTTCGAGCGTATCCACCGCTCCAACCTCGTCGGCATGGGTGTGCTGCCGCTCACCTTCAAGGAAGGCGAGAGCTGGCAGTCGCATGGCATCACCGGCAAGGAGAAGGTGTCGATCAAGGGCGTGGCCGACCTGAAGCCGCGCCAGATGGTGAATATCGACGTCGAATACGAAGACGGCACCAAGAAGGCGATCGAGGTGCTGTGCCGGATCGATACCGAAGACGAGCTGGACTACATCAAGGCCGGCGGCATCCTGCACTACGTTCTCAGGAACCTGGTGGCGTAG